The following proteins come from a genomic window of Deltaproteobacteria bacterium:
- a CDS encoding long-chain-fatty-acid--CoA ligase, with protein sequence MNTANFLSIPGMMFPDQELIVFEGTRLTYASALERVRRLATSLQALGVKPGDRVAALQTNSNQFIETYYATATLGGTFVPLNYRAKQPEIEYMVTAADVKVLFVGSRYVDQIKQLQPKFTSVKHYVAMEGSSPGMLDFEKLVDDGSPDIDDAEVDESDVTILMYTSGTTSLPKGVMLTYGDFTNYVVGTVEMADGSDRGTSLLCAPLYHIAGTANIMTAIWAGRKIVVLKQFDTKEWLEAVHKEKITHAFVVPTMMKQLIDHPEFSKYDMSSLQNLSYGGAPMPFPVIRKAIESFPPGTGFVNAFGQTETTSTLTVLGPADHRLDGPPAEVERNLKRLTSVGLPLPDVEVQVLDDDNKQMPANEIGEVVIRTPRVMKGYAGQESATAALLDADGWLHTRDMGYLDEDGYVYLVGRKDDIIIRGGENIAPAEIEAVLHAHPSVDEAAVIGVPDVDWGQKIAAFVALRPGKTASDGELSDFCKQRLASFKKPEIIRFVDALPKNPLGKILKKELKAQFTE encoded by the coding sequence ATGAATACAGCGAACTTTCTGAGTATTCCTGGCATGATGTTTCCGGATCAGGAACTCATCGTTTTTGAAGGCACGCGCTTGACCTATGCAAGCGCTCTCGAACGCGTGCGACGGTTAGCAACGAGTCTGCAAGCCCTTGGGGTAAAGCCAGGCGACCGCGTAGCAGCACTACAGACCAATTCCAATCAATTCATTGAGACCTACTATGCAACGGCAACGTTGGGTGGGACGTTCGTGCCGCTCAATTACCGCGCTAAGCAGCCGGAAATTGAGTATATGGTCACCGCCGCCGATGTGAAGGTGCTGTTCGTTGGCTCTCGCTATGTTGACCAAATTAAGCAACTCCAGCCCAAGTTCACCAGTGTGAAGCACTACGTGGCGATGGAGGGGTCCTCACCCGGCATGTTGGATTTCGAGAAACTGGTGGACGATGGTTCGCCAGATATTGATGATGCTGAAGTCGACGAGAGTGACGTGACGATTCTCATGTATACCAGTGGCACGACCTCGCTGCCGAAAGGCGTCATGCTCACGTATGGTGATTTCACCAACTATGTCGTCGGCACAGTTGAAATGGCCGATGGCAGCGATCGCGGGACCTCACTGCTGTGCGCCCCGCTGTATCACATCGCTGGTACAGCCAACATCATGACTGCGATCTGGGCAGGCCGGAAGATCGTCGTCCTCAAACAGTTTGATACCAAAGAATGGCTAGAGGCGGTCCACAAAGAAAAGATCACGCATGCGTTCGTCGTCCCGACGATGATGAAGCAGCTCATCGATCATCCTGAGTTCTCGAAATATGACATGTCGAGCCTGCAGAACCTCTCGTATGGTGGCGCACCAATGCCGTTCCCGGTGATTCGCAAAGCGATTGAGTCCTTCCCGCCAGGGACCGGCTTTGTCAATGCCTTCGGACAAACTGAAACGACCTCGACTCTCACCGTGCTTGGTCCTGCTGATCATCGCCTCGATGGTCCACCAGCCGAAGTGGAGCGTAATCTCAAACGTCTCACGTCTGTGGGTCTGCCGTTGCCGGACGTGGAAGTGCAAGTGTTGGATGACGACAACAAGCAGATGCCAGCCAATGAGATTGGGGAAGTCGTCATTCGCACGCCACGCGTCATGAAAGGCTACGCTGGTCAGGAAAGCGCCACTGCTGCGTTGCTGGATGCTGATGGCTGGCTCCATACGCGCGACATGGGCTATCTCGATGAAGATGGCTATGTGTATCTCGTTGGCCGTAAAGACGACATTATTATTCGCGGTGGTGAGAACATTGCTCCAGCGGAGATCGAAGCAGTGTTGCACGCTCATCCTTCGGTTGATGAAGCGGCAGTGATCGGTGTTCCTGACGTTGACTGGGGACAAAAGATCGCCGCGTTTGTCGCGTTACGTCCTGGCAAAACCGCATCAGACGGTGAACTTTCTGACTTCTGTAAGCAACGGCTCGCCAGTTTCAAGAAGCCCGAGATCATTCGCTTTGTTGATGCGTTACCCAAGAACCCATTGGGCAAGATTCTCAAGAAAGAGTTGAAAGCCCAGTTTACGGAATAA
- the grxD gene encoding Grx4 family monothiol glutaredoxin has product MAEDVLKKIDEQVKQHKIMLYMKGTPDFPMCGFSAATIQVLDSYQVEYASLNVLDNPEIRDGIKRYSNWPTIPQLYINGEFVGGCDIVREMHAKGELEPLIRAAQS; this is encoded by the coding sequence ATGGCAGAAGACGTTCTTAAGAAGATCGACGAGCAGGTAAAACAACATAAGATCATGCTGTACATGAAGGGAACCCCGGATTTCCCGATGTGTGGCTTCTCCGCTGCCACCATCCAGGTATTGGATTCGTACCAGGTTGAGTACGCCAGCTTGAACGTGCTCGACAACCCCGAGATCCGTGACGGGATCAAACGCTACTCCAATTGGCCGACGATTCCTCAGCTGTATATTAACGGTGAGTTTGTCGGTGGCTGCGACATCGTGCGCGAGATGCACGCCAAAGGCGAATTAGAGCCGTTGATTCGCGCAGCACAGAGTTAA
- a CDS encoding Uma2 family endonuclease encodes MPTETAFISTEIFTQEEFKRWLDERPSSDINHYELLRRRIVMNPPAAWPHGSVESNIHIPLGTFVRTHKLGIVLGSSTGYDLPSGDTVEPDISFIAAERFAAGPEPQEGKFIRIVPSLAIEILSPATAHRDRTEKKAIYEENGVEEYWIVDTKRREVTLYHLSSKRFGRGKVYTGKDTIRSRVLAGFTLSVKEVFA; translated from the coding sequence ATGCCCACCGAGACTGCTTTCATTTCGACCGAGATCTTCACACAAGAAGAATTCAAGCGCTGGTTGGATGAACGACCTTCATCAGACATCAACCACTACGAGTTGCTACGAAGAAGAATTGTCATGAATCCGCCTGCCGCCTGGCCACATGGATCAGTAGAATCTAACATCCACATACCTCTCGGAACATTTGTTCGCACTCACAAATTGGGAATCGTTTTAGGTTCCAGTACAGGTTACGATTTACCCTCTGGCGATACTGTCGAACCAGATATTTCCTTTATTGCTGCAGAACGTTTTGCTGCCGGGCCAGAGCCACAAGAGGGCAAATTTATCCGTATCGTACCCAGCCTCGCGATAGAAATTCTTTCACCGGCAACAGCGCATAGAGATCGCACGGAGAAAAAAGCAATCTACGAAGAGAACGGCGTCGAGGAGTATTGGATCGTCGATACGAAACGACGCGAAGTGACACTGTATCACTTGTCAAGCAAACGCTTCGGACGTGGGAAAGTCTACACCGGAAAGGACACGATACGATCACGGGTGCTGGCAGGTTTCACACTCTCAGTGAAAGAGGTATTTGCGTAA
- a CDS encoding enoyl-CoA hydratase/isomerase family protein: MRPYKHTAVPLSSNLTYQQRGKVAWIQLCRPASGNRLTPDMAAELTAFCQTAEDDDTVELVVLTGNGTSFCLGLEYTTDKTGTATAQDIQAQFGELRCVEALAAITKPTLAALNGDALGVGLELALACDLRVAIESARFALPHIAQGLIPFGGGTQRLPRLVGQAKALELILLGESIDAQEAQRIGLVTTAVPASTFTTRVDEVVQNLLEKGPIALRLGKEAVHKAMDLTLDQGLRLEEDLYALLQTTQDRAEGVRAFLGKKKPTFVGQ; this comes from the coding sequence GTGCGCCCCTACAAACATACGGCTGTACCATTGTCTTCCAATCTCACCTACCAACAACGCGGTAAAGTCGCGTGGATTCAGCTCTGCCGCCCCGCTTCCGGGAATAGACTCACGCCAGACATGGCCGCAGAGTTAACCGCTTTCTGTCAGACAGCCGAAGATGACGACACTGTTGAGCTTGTTGTTCTCACTGGGAACGGTACGAGTTTTTGTCTTGGACTTGAGTACACAACCGACAAAACCGGAACTGCTACAGCACAAGACATTCAAGCGCAGTTTGGCGAGTTACGTTGCGTCGAAGCTCTCGCGGCAATCACCAAGCCTACACTGGCTGCTCTTAACGGTGATGCGCTAGGAGTCGGCTTAGAACTCGCGCTAGCTTGCGATCTACGAGTGGCAATAGAAAGTGCACGTTTTGCTCTGCCACACATTGCGCAAGGACTCATACCGTTCGGTGGCGGTACGCAGCGCTTACCACGGCTTGTAGGTCAAGCCAAAGCGCTCGAATTAATTTTGCTCGGTGAAAGTATCGATGCCCAGGAAGCACAACGGATTGGGTTAGTGACCACCGCTGTTCCAGCGTCGACGTTCACAACCCGTGTTGATGAGGTAGTACAAAATCTGCTAGAGAAAGGACCCATTGCTCTACGTCTGGGTAAAGAAGCCGTGCACAAAGCGATGGATCTCACCCTAGATCAGGGTCTGCGCTTAGAAGAAGATTTGTATGCATTGCTGCAAACCACCCAGGATCGAGCAGAAGGAGTTCGCGCATTTCTGGGCAAAAAGAAGCCCACGTTTGTTGGACAGTAG
- a CDS encoding BolA family transcriptional regulator, translating to MAAPITAEEIHSLITQAIPDAQVQVRDTTGGGDHYEAFVVSPSFVGKTKVNRHRMVYGALQDAMVQRIHALALTTLTPEELQQEQASQVVNIQTRKPR from the coding sequence ATGGCTGCTCCAATCACAGCCGAAGAGATTCACTCACTCATTACGCAAGCGATTCCTGACGCGCAGGTGCAAGTGCGCGATACCACTGGTGGCGGCGATCACTACGAAGCTTTCGTCGTTTCCCCTTCATTCGTCGGCAAGACTAAAGTCAATCGACACCGCATGGTCTACGGTGCTTTACAAGACGCGATGGTGCAACGCATTCACGCACTCGCCTTGACCACGCTTACCCCGGAAGAATTACAACAAGAACAGGCCTCCCAAGTCGTCAACATTCAAACCCGTAAACCCCGTTAA